The genomic DNA GGGCGCTAAAGAAGCGCGCCAGGGTCAGGGCACTCAGGCCCTCGCCGCCGCGCAGGATGCGTTCAACGAGCGGGCCGACCAGGGGCACTGTGCCGGCGATTGAGGTCCCGACCGTCGTCGCCCAGTAGGCGCGCTGGTTCCATGGCAGTAGGTAGCCGGTGAATCCCATACCCAGGGTGACCAACAGCAGGAAGACACCAGTCATCCAGGTGATCTCGCGCGGGTATTTGTAGGATCCGTAGAAGAACGTCCGCAGCATATGCAGGAACACCGTCACCACCATCAGCGTCGCCCCCCAGTGGTGGACGCCGCGGATCAGCCAGCCGAAGGCCACTTCATTCATGATGTAGTTGACGCTGTCGTAGGCTTGCTCCGGGTGTGGAACGTAGTAGACGGTCAGGAAGATCCCGGTGACGCCCTGCATCACCGCCAGGAACAGCGTAGCGCTGCCCAGGGTGAAGGCCCAGTTGACCTTGGGGACCTTGCGGTCGAGGGTGGTGGAATAGATTGTGGTCAGGCCGAGCCTGCGGTCGAGCCAGGCATACACCCGGGCGACCATCGGCTAGGCCTCCACCAGGTGAACGTACAGGATTCCCTCTTCGACCTTGTGCTCCACTGCCTGCAGCGGGCGCGGCGGAGGCCCAGAGAGCACGTGGCCGTCCTTGGCGAAGTGTCCATCGTGACAGGGGCAGGTGTAGTCCTGCGGGTCATCCTTCCAGACGACGCGGCAGGCCAGGTGGGTGCACACGTTCGACAGCACCCGGTAGCGCTCATCCGGGCTGCGCAAGACGTACATGCCGTAGCTGGTGGCGGTCGTCTCCCAGCCGATGCGTTCGGCGCGGGAGAAGGTGAACAGCGTTGGCTGGTCGATGGGGATACTCTCGACCGGTCCGAGCGGCACCCAGACGTCGGTTGGGCTGCGTTTGAGGGCGGGCGCCACCAGGTAGCCCACGGCCGGCAGGCCGATTACGGCGGTGATCGTGCCGCCCAGCACAGCCAGCATGCCGGTGACGAACTTGCGGCGGCTAAGACCTCCCGTTTCCTCCGCTCCTGCCATGCCTCTCTCGCTGACGATGGACCGCTCTCGCTCCAGGCCCAAGACTCATGCGATTCTACCAAACCGACCCAGTTTCTCGCGACGCTCAACCGCGCCGCGCCTGCCGTTATAATGAACGCCAGCGGGGGGGTGCCCGGACGCCACACGCCGAGGGAGGAGCCATAGCCGCCAGTCGACCGATCGTCCTGCGACAGGGCTACCGCTACCGGGGCAAGACCGGGATGCTGAACTGGGCGCTGCACCGCATCACCGGCCTGGGCATCGTCCTCTTCGTCGGCCTGCACGTGATCGCAGCCTTCGGCCTGCAGCAGTTCGGCAACGACCTAGCCACGGCCGTGACCGCCTTCTACGAATCCTGGCCCTTCCAGATCTTCGTCTACTTCTGCGTGCTGTTCCACGCCTTCAACGGCACCCGGGTGGCCCTGGTCGACCTGCTCCCGGCCTTGCTGCGCTACCAGCGCGAGCTGTACTGGCTGCAGTGGATCATCTTCCTTCCGGCCTACTTGCTCCCGGTTTTCTTCCTGGTGCAGACCGGCCTGGGGGGCGGCTAAGGGACGGCATGCAGCTTCCGCGCGCCACCCGCAACGCCGGCTCACTCGAATACAGCCTGTGGCTGTTCACCCGGCTTTCCGGAATGGGGTTGATGCTGTTCGCCGCCGTCAGCATGGCCGCCGCCTTCATCCTCGGCGGACGCACGCTGCTCGACCTGCCGGCCATGCTGCGCTGGATGTTCTTCCCCAATCCCAACCA from Anaerolineales bacterium includes the following:
- a CDS encoding cytochrome b N-terminal domain-containing protein — encoded protein: MVARVYAWLDRRLGLTTIYSTTLDRKVPKVNWAFTLGSATLFLAVMQGVTGIFLTVYYVPHPEQAYDSVNYIMNEVAFGWLIRGVHHWGATLMVVTVFLHMLRTFFYGSYKYPREITWMTGVFLLLVTLGMGFTGYLLPWNQRAYWATTVGTSIAGTVPLVGPLVERILRGGEGLSALTLARFFSAHIWMLPVTLLALVGIHLYLVVRLGISHIPREGE
- a CDS encoding ubiquinol-cytochrome c reductase iron-sulfur subunit — its product is MAGAEETGGLSRRKFVTGMLAVLGGTITAVIGLPAVGYLVAPALKRSPTDVWVPLGPVESIPIDQPTLFTFSRAERIGWETTATSYGMYVLRSPDERYRVLSNVCTHLACRVVWKDDPQDYTCPCHDGHFAKDGHVLSGPPPRPLQAVEHKVEEGILYVHLVEA